In Ignavibacteriales bacterium, the genomic window AAGTTAAATTTATTGATAACATTGAAATCGCGATAGAAACAAATAACCAGCCTTTCGACAGGAAAGGAGAATATTTGAAATCAACCTCTGCATTGTCTTTAATAAAAAACATTGCCGAAGCCGGAGGTGTATGGAAAAGACTTACATCTGGATTTGAGGATCGAATTGAGAGCATGAGGAGGAATGCAGAACTAAACGCAAACCGTGCGATAGCAAATCTCAACAATTATTTTATCCTTTCGGTACCTCAAGGAATTAATACTGAGGAATGGATTGATCAACTTAATTCTATATCTGAAATTGAAATTGCCGAACCAAGACATTTGCCCCCACCCTTGCCATTACCGGGCAATTACCAGAGTTATCAGGGATATCTTAATGCGGCTACAGACGGTATTGATGCTAACTATGCATGGTCGCTGAACGATAGCGGTCAGAACGTAACAATCTGTGATTTTGAATATGCATGGAATCTGAACCACCAAGATTTACCGGCGGGCATTGGGAAGTTAATACCACCAGGTTATACGGAAGCCATCCTCTCTTCAGCAGATACCAATCACGGCACAGCTGTCCTTGGTGTACTTGCGAGTAAGAATAATGGATGGGGAACAAAAGGAGCGGCGTATGGAGCTACTCTAAAAGTAGCACCGACATATTTTACTTCCGGTTGGTATTTAGATGCTGCATTAGCTTATGCAATGACTCAATTATCTCGTGGTGATGTATTTTTAATTGAGCAACAACAATGGGGACCATACAATAATGGCACCGATACGGGATTAGTACCGGTTGAATGGGATGGAACAATTTATAACCTTATTCTCACTGCAGTTGGAAATGGTTTTCATGTCGTCGAAGCTGGTGCAAATGGTTTTAGAAATTTGGATAGCGCCATCTACAACCAAAATCATGCGCCATTCCTCCCCCAGAATAATTCGGGTGCAATTATTGTGGGTGCCGGTGCAGCATCTTCATCTCGGTCCGGAAGTGATACTCCACGATCAAGACTTTCATTCTCAAATTATGGATCCCGTCTCAGCCTCCAAGGATGGGGAGAAAAAGTTACAACTACAGGTACACTTCCATTTTGCTCGGCACTATATACAACTGAAGGAAGGAATTATTATTATGATAGCTGCTTTGCCGGCACTTCAAGTGCTTCTCCTGTAGTGGCGGCTGCCGTTGCATTAGTGGAAAGCAGGTTCGAATCCTTATACGGAAAAGAGATCACACCGATTACAATGCGGACGATCCTCGCGAATACAGGATCTGCCCAACAATCAGGATCTTTCCCCTCCTCACAAAAGATTGGTCCACTTCCGAATGTCCGTGCCGCTATAGATTCATTCGCTTCTTCGACAATGACCCTATCAGGTTTATACACTGTTGGGATTGGAGCTAATTATACAAACCTGACTGCCGTTGCAAATGAATTAAAACAAAAAATTATTATTGGAAATGTTGTCTTCGAAATCCAATCAACATATCAGGGTATGACTGAAACAGTCCCGATCGTCTTTTCGGAATATACGACACGCGGCGGGAATTGGACAGTAACTATTCGCCCGGCGAGTGGAGTAACTTCGGTAGTCACATATGGCAAACCACCCGGTCATCCGTATACAACATATCCGGTAATAAAATTAGACGGCATTGATAGAATGACACTGGATGGAAGACCCGGGGGCACAGGTACTGTCGGTGTATGGATAGTCCGGAACACAAGAACAGATTCGGTTGGCGCAACTGTTCAGTTTGAAAATGATGCAACAAATAATTTATTGACGTATTTACAAATTGAAGGACAAAATCCCACTCAATACCCCGGTACGGTATACTTCGGAGGATATTCCGGTAATCAGGGGAATAGTCATAATGTCGTGTCGTATTGTGATATCCGTGATCGTTCGGATGTTTCAGGAATGCCCGCCGTTGCGATATATTCTGACTGGACACTTGGCGCAGCGAACGATTCAAACTCAATCATTAGTAATAATATTTACAATTGGACCGGGTACGGACTTTATTTATATGGTGAGCGCTGGATTATCAGAGATAATTCATTGTTCGAACAGATTCCTCAGAACAGTATGATGACTGGAATCTTCATGATGGGCGGAAACGGTCACGATATTTCTGATAATTATATCGGAGGTGGAACGCCAAAATGTGCCGGGTCCATGCTAACCAACATTAATTCATCAATATTCACAGGCATATCGTTGATCGTAGATACACTCCAATCAACCAGCATTCAAGGGAATAGAATATCAAACATTGCATGCTCAAATCCAATCGGTTCAGGATTTATGGGTATCACGATACTGGCAGGTAATGCAAATATCGGAACCATAAAAAGAAATGTGATTGGTGATTCAACGTTGCCGGGGAATATTTCAATTAGTGGAAACAATGCTGTGGGTGGAATTGTAATGAATGGGATCGGAAGAAATATTGTAACAATAGAGAATAACATCATCGCCAACATCGATCAAACTGGGGTAAATCCGGGTGAACTTAGAGGAATAAATGTGATAGGACTTTTAGAATGTAAAGTTCTTAAGAATGAAATCAGAAACCTTGGGCCCTCAATGCCGATGGCGAATGGTTTTGTACGAGGAATATATATACAGGGTTCAAATGATAGTGTGATCGTTGCAAACAACATGATCGATCTCGGAAATCCAATTATAAATAATTGCCGCTACACCGGCATTTATGATTTTGGAATGTGGGGAAAACTTTCGAAAATATATTATAACTCAGTTTA contains:
- a CDS encoding S8 family serine peptidase — encoded protein: MKTSKLILCINLFTLFFIGNFNAQLKEELKAFGSINQYEQESKPAAFKLRSLPQKPFRTTLSAFDERNLIEVKFIDNIEIAIETNNQPFDRKGEYLKSTSALSLIKNIAEAGGVWKRLTSGFEDRIESMRRNAELNANRAIANLNNYFILSVPQGINTEEWIDQLNSISEIEIAEPRHLPPPLPLPGNYQSYQGYLNAATDGIDANYAWSLNDSGQNVTICDFEYAWNLNHQDLPAGIGKLIPPGYTEAILSSADTNHGTAVLGVLASKNNGWGTKGAAYGATLKVAPTYFTSGWYLDAALAYAMTQLSRGDVFLIEQQQWGPYNNGTDTGLVPVEWDGTIYNLILTAVGNGFHVVEAGANGFRNLDSAIYNQNHAPFLPQNNSGAIIVGAGAASSSRSGSDTPRSRLSFSNYGSRLSLQGWGEKVTTTGTLPFCSALYTTEGRNYYYDSCFAGTSSASPVVAAAVALVESRFESLYGKEITPITMRTILANTGSAQQSGSFPSSQKIGPLPNVRAAIDSFASSTMTLSGLYTVGIGANYTNLTAVANELKQKIIIGNVVFEIQSTYQGMTETVPIVFSEYTTRGGNWTVTIRPASGVTSVVTYGKPPGHPYTTYPVIKLDGIDRMTLDGRPGGTGTVGVWIVRNTRTDSVGATVQFENDATNNLLTYLQIEGQNPTQYPGTVYFGGYSGNQGNSHNVVSYCDIRDRSDVSGMPAVAIYSDWTLGAANDSNSIISNNIYNWTGYGLYLYGERWIIRDNSLFEQIPQNSMMTGIFMMGGNGHDISDNYIGGGTPKCAGSMLTNINSSIFTGISLIVDTLQSTSIQGNRISNIACSNPIGSGFMGITILAGNANIGTIKRNVIGDSTLPGNISISGNNAVGGIVMNGIGRNIVTIENNIIANIDQTGVNPGELRGINVIGLLECKVLKNEIRNLGPSMPMANGFVRGIYIQGSNDSVIVANNMIDLGNPIINNCRYTGIYDFGMWGKLSKIYYNSVYIGGATGGPNNSYCLEDAGGSIFNVKNNIFHNARAGGPGLNYSVATMKAWLLPTRSDYNILYNQSSANLTFHTGMNMNFAQWQMATSGEANSINRDPKFKNPIAGDLHLDPANYSPSDNAGISISEITNDFDYQLRGGNPDIGADEYTINVPSAFSLLLPANSDTNQPRNGILKWQNSPPAGKYDVYLDTSTPPVIKAASDVIDTFYNYTSIDTNKTYYWFVIAKNSSGQQTSNSAPWRFFTGAGSSTGEITQSFPMLNGWNMLSLPLIVTDPRKETQYPTASSKAFGYNGSYTIAETLKYGIGYWLKFDSAESIDITGYKFENDTIDVIDKWNMIGCPSEIVPVDSIASIPGGIITSNFFGYDGSTYKKADTLKPGYGYWVKVNQAGQLILRNNSSMAMMNRIKIRPTFEMPPPPPNSEIPNPKSQIPTRFVLEQNYPNPFNPLTIINYQLPIDSWVTLKVYNVLGVEIAMLVNEYKKMGRYEVEFDASSLSSGIYYCRLTAEHPSSGSGWNFIETKKLILLR